The window CTTATCGATCTTCCACGCCGCTATCTCGTTCACGTCCACGGCGCGGTCATACGCACGCCGCGGGCCGCGCGCATGCATGTTCCGGTCGCATCTGGCTTCGTCCTGTTGATCGCTGGCTTCACGATTGCTTGGATTTCGGGAGATCTAGCAGCGGTCGTCGTCCTAACCGGCGCGATACTGCTCGCCGCAGGTAGCGCACTCGATCTATTGCGCCGCGCACAGGAGGCCGCGCATCTCACGCGGAACTGGTATGCTGCGTTTCCATGGTCGTTGCTCAGCCTGTCGCTCGCGGCCGCACTTGGCGCGATGGCAGATCTTTGGGGGTGGACTTATTCAATTCTTGAGGTCTTCCTCGCGATTCTGCTACTGTTGCCGGTCGTCCATCTGAGCTGGGGATTGGCAGCGGGACCGCTTCGTCACGCATTCGTCGGCACGCTTCATCTGATCTTCCATCCACGTCCCGAACGATTCACCCATCCCGCGCGCGGCGCCGCTCTCCATTCCATCGATATTGCGAACCCGAAACTCGGAGCGGCGGCTGCGCCGGATCTGGCGTGGAATGCCGTCCTTGGCGTCGATGCTTGCGTTCAATGCGGAAAATGCGAGGCCGCCTGCCCGGCCCTCGCCGCCGGACAGCCGCTCAACCCAAAAGCATTGATTGCCGATCTCGCCGCTCAAGCATCGCTCGACTGGCAGCCTTATGCGGGCCGCCGGCACACTGAGGATGATCACCCTGTCGGCGTTATTCGCGATGAAACGCTGTGGTCCTGCACGACATGCCGCGCTTGCGTAGAAGCCTGCCCCATGCTGATCGAGCACGTCGATGCGGTCATCGACCTGCGGCGCTTCCGCGTGCTGGAGCAAGGCACGTTGCCTTCGCGTACGGATTCCGCGCTCACGGCGCTGCGCGAGACCGGCAATGCCGACAATTCCGATCCAAAGGATCGCGCGATCTGGACGGCAGGCCTCTCCATTAAGCGGCTCACGCCCGGTGAACAGGTGGATATCCTGCTGTGGCAAGGCGAAGGAGCCTTTCAGCCGCGTGGCCGGCGCGCCTTACGCGCGTTAGCCGAGGTACTCAGTGTCGCGCGCGTGTCTTTCGCGATCCTCGGCGAGGAAGAGATTGATTGCGGCGACCTCGCCCGCCGCGCCGGCGACGAGGCTTTGTTCATAGAAATGGCCTCACGTGTGATCGCGTTGTTAGCAGGTTATCGCTTCTGTCGAATCGTCACCGCCGATCCGCACGCTATGCATGCTTTGCGCAATGAATACCCCGCGTTGGGCGGCCATTGGCGCGTTCAGCATCATAGCGAGGTTCTGGCGGAACTCGTGGAGTGCGGCCTCCCCCTTCAGCAGCGCCCGCGCGTAGTAACGTATCATGATCCATGTTACCTGGCGCGCTACAATCGGCAGGCCACGGCGCCGCGCGCCGTTCTCACAGCGTTGGGTTTCCATCTTGAAGAGATGATGCAGCACGGAACGTCGGCGCGCTGTTGTGGCGGTGGCGGCGCGGCGCCGCTTGCCGATATCCCCGGCAGGACACGCATTCCGGATTTGCGCATGGCCGATGCCGCGCAGACCAGAGCCGAAAGCGTCGCCGTCGCCTGTCCCGGATGCGCCGCCATGCTGTCCGGCGTCACGGGTATTCCGCTTGACGTCAAGGATATTGCGGAGTTCGTCGCGGAAGCCCTGTTCGCCGGTAAGGAGACGGCCGCGTGAGCAATCTCGAGCGGTGTGATCCACGCACACGCGTCATCTGGCGAACTGGGCCAGACAATCGCCTTCGCGGCGTGCTTCGCAAGGCCAAGCAGGTCGGTAAGCGCATCGTTGAACCGTTGATGGCAAGCCGCATGCGTCGGCCGAACGGGCCGACGGTGGTTGCAATCATCGAGTCGGCCGGCGGACGAATAGGGGAAATAGATCGACAACTGCTCGGCGCCGCCCGGCATCTCGCGGATCAGCATGCAGGTGGCGTTCTGGTTCCAGCGTGGGCGGACACCGGCAGCGATGCCCTCGCCGCTTCGGGCGCGGATTACGTGGTTCGCGTCGACTATCCAGTCGACGGCTGCGAACGCGAAGCGATGTCACAGGCGCTCATCGCAATCGATAATCGCTACGCGCCGATGCGCCTGATGTTTTGTGACGCGATTGGCCGCTCGGGGGATGTCGGCCGCCGTTTCACCGCCCGGTCTAGAGCAACGACAACGACCCACCGTCCCGACGATGGAGCTGTTGGTAACGGAGCTGCGCCAGAAGCGAGAGTGGTGTTCTTCCAAGACGAAGGTTTTGCGCCGTGCGCGCCCGGCGCGGGTGTGGCGCTTGAGCGAATCTTGATCGACGGAACCATCACTCGTTACACCGGCACCACCGAGCGCGACCAGTTAGATCTCGTTCTGCCGGAAGCATCGTTCATTCTTTCGGCCGGCACCGGAGTAGAGGACTGGCATACATTCACTGCTCTCGCACGTGCATTGAGCGCGACGATTGGCGCGACACGTGCCATCTGCGACACTGGATTGCTTCCGCGTGATCGTCAGATCGGTGCATCCGGTCAGATTGTCAGCCCGGCGTGTTATATCGCGCTCGGAATCTCCGGCGCCCCCCAGCATGTCCAGGGCCTGCGCGACTGCGAGCAGGTCATCGCAGTCAACACCGACCTGCACGCCGCCATGATAAAGAGGGCCGACCTCGCGATCATCGCCGACGTCCAAAAGGTCATGCCGGCCTTGCTGGACGCTTTGAGGCCACGAAAATGACACTGCGTGTCGCCGTATTGCTGTCATGCGGATGCCATCCGCTCAGTGGACGCACCCGAGGCGCGGCGTTCGACAGGCGCGCACTTGAACTCGCATTGCGGCTGGGGGATGTGGCGGCGGTGCATGTCGGTCCGCAGCGGGAGGATCTGCGGTTCGACGATTATCTGGCCATGGGCTTACCATCCATCGACCATGTGGTGTTGGACGAAGAATTCGACGTCGTCCCTGCCCTGATCGGGTGGCTTAGGGGGCGCGCGGTCGATCTGATCCTTGCCGGCATTCGCACCGAGACCGGCGAGCGCAGCGGAATCCTGCCTTATGTAGTGGCCCAAGCGCTGGCTTTGCCGGTCGTCGCCGACATCGCAGCCTGTCACGCAGAAGGCCGGACGCTCAACGTCGAACAGGCGGCACCTAGAGGCGGGCGGCGTCTACTCTGCTCGCCACTGCCTGCCATGGTCACAGTTGGCGAAGCGGGACCCGCACCTCGGTCAGGTAGCTTCCGACGCCGCAAAGTTGGAATAGTCAAGCCCGTCGAGCCGGACACCAGAACGACGTGGCGCTGCGCGCAACAATCTGACACCGCCACGCCGCCCCGGCAGTCGATCAAGACTTACCATCATGCACTCGCACGCCGACGCATCTCTGCGATCCGCGACCAGCCTGCATCAAATGGAAGGGTCGTCGTAAACCTCGGACCGGAAGCCGCGGCGTCCGAAATACTTTCGTTTCTACGAGAGCGGGATCTGCTCCCTTCGCTGTCATCTGAAAATGAGGAACCGAAATGACGATCGAGAGATACGATACAAATGCGCGTTACGCCCAACTCGTCGCGTACGGCGATACGCTGTATATCGCGGGTCAGATAGCCAACGATTACGATGGCGATATCCGACAGCAAACCGCCGAGGCGCTTGCCAAGATTGATGCTTTGCTCGCGAAAGGCGGGTCAGGCCGAACCAAACTTCTGATGTGCCAGGTATGGATCAGGGATTTCGCGGATTACGGCGGCTACAACGAGGTGTGGGAGAAGTGGTTGCCGCCCGGAAGCCAACCCGCTCGCGCATCCGTCGGCGCGACACTGCTCGATCCGCGGCTTCGAATCGAGATCGCGGCTATCGCAAGCCGGTAAGGGTATACTATGACCATAACATTAGCTCAGCTCTTGAGCGAGGCGCGCACACAAGTCCACGAAATCGAAATTGCTGAAGCCAAAAGTATGTTCGGCGCTCCCGGCGTCGTGGTTCTCGACGTTCGGGACTCGAAGGAACTCAACTCGGGTATGATTCCCGGAGCTCAGCATGCCCAACGCGGGATGCTCGAATTTTATCTCGATCGCGAGTCCGACTTGTTTCTTCCGGCGTTACGGGACCAGACAGCTCTGGTGATGGTCTGCGGCAGCGGTGGGCGTGCCACGCTGGCCGCCAGGCTGGCCGCGGACATGGGGTGGCATGCCCTCGTCCTCAAAGGCGGTATGAAGGCTTGGCGCGCAGCGAACCAGGATTTGGTGTTCCCATGACCCCGAACGATAGGTCACGCCTCGAAGCGGAATTTTCGAACGCGCCATATGAATTCGCCAGATGCGCGCATCTGCGCAATCAAGACGGACAGCCTAGTACCCGGAATCATAGCTGAGTGATACGCGATCCTCTGCGGAAGAAGGGGCTTCTCTTGCTAGTACCCACTTTCCCTGGGAAGTGAGTCATGATTCAACATCGGGATGATACCCGAAGCAAGAGAAGTCCACCTTTCGAAGAAAGATCGCAAGGTGCTTGAAGAACGTTGCCGCTCACCGGTGACGTTGCAGCGCGATTTGAAGCGGGCACGGATCGTTCTTTTGGCCGCTGCCGGTCGTAGCGCCCGATCGATCGCGAAGGAGGTTGGAGTCCAGCCGCGGATTGTCAGCCTTTGGCGGCATCGCTATGCGGATCATGGTCTTGAAGGTCTGCAAAGCAAGCCCCTGCCGGGCAAGCAGCCGATCTATACCAAGGCCACCGACAAACGGATTCTAAAGTTGCTCGATAAGTCGCCTCCCGCGGGATACGCGCGCTGGACTGGGCCTCTGCTGGCAGGGGAACTTGGCGATGTCGACGTGCAATATGTCTGGCGGTTCTTGCGCAGCAACAAGATCGATCTGGCGGCTCGCAAGTCCTGGTGCGAGAGCAACGACCCGCAGTTTACGGCCAAAGCCGCCGACGTGGTTGGCCTCTATGTCGCCTCGCCCAAGAAGGCCATCGTCCTATGCGTGGACGAAAAGCCCTCGATCCAGGCGTTGGAACGAGCGCAAGGCTATCTGAAGCTGCCCAATGGCCGCGCCTTGACCGGCCAGAGCCACGACTACAAGCGGCACGGCACGGCCACGCTGTTTGCAGCGCTGGAAGTCGCCACAGGGAAGATCCTTGCGACGCATTCGAAACGACGTCGCCGGGTCGAGTTTCTCGACTTCATGGATCGCCTCACCGCAGCATTTCCGAACCGCCAGCTTCACGTCATTCTCGACAACCTCAGCACCCATAAGAAGAACGAGGAATGGCTCAAGGCACATCCCAATGTGAAGTTTCATTTCACGCCCACCAGTGCGTCCTGGCTCAATCAGGTCGAGGTGTGGTTTTCGATCTTACAGGGGCAGTCGTTGAGCGGCGCCTCATTCACAAGCCTCAAACAGCTCGAGCAGCACATCAATGCCTACATCAAGGCCTATAACGACAGAGCCGAGCCCTTCGTCTGGACCAAGAAAAAGGTCCGCCAGCGCCCCTTCAAAGGCCGACGTATCACCCAGCTATGATTCCGGGTACTAGATAGCCACCGCTAAGCCTCGACCTCGATTGTCCCCCTGCCGACGATTACGGCACTACCGCCCACCCGCACGGACGACAAGACTCCGTCTGCCAGATCGATTTCGAGGTCGATCAGGCTGGGACGGCCCATATCAACACCCTGATGGATGCTCCAGCGCCAGCCGGCACCCGATGGCTTTTGATCATCGTTCAGGAATCCTGCGAGCGCGACCGCGGCAGCACCGGTGGCGGGGTCTTCCGGGATACCCATCGCGGGAGCGAACATCCGTGCGTGCAGTTCGCCGAGGGTCACAAGGTAGACAGCGAGAATATGCGGCGCTGCGCTACCCTTGAAATGCGTCGCCCAGGTCGCGGTGTTGAACTGTAACCTGGATAGCGCGTCGCGCGAATGCAGCGGAATGATCGTGAAGGGAACACCGGCGGAGTAGGCACGCGTTTTGGTCTCAACTGCGAGATCCGCCTCCTGCAGCCCGAGAAGCTCAGCCTCGATCGCGACGCCCGGGCCCTCACCTATCCTGGCTGGAATACGTGGGCTGGTCAAAACGGCACGGCGCACCCCGCCGCTTGCCGACAGGCGCACCGATACCGGGCCCACGCCTTCGCCGAGCACAATGTCCGACGTAGAGACGTCGACCCGGCTGACGTTGCGCGCATGATTCAGCGCGCCAACCGCTTCGAGCACGAGTGCGGTCCCGATCGTGGGATGGCCGGCAAAAGGCAGCTCCGCGCCGGGCGTGAATATCCGGATCGAAAAGGAAAGATCGGCCGAGCCGGGAGGAAAAACGAACACGGTCTCGCTGAG is drawn from Bradyrhizobium prioriisuperbiae and contains these coding sequences:
- a CDS encoding PhzF family phenazine biosynthesis protein — encoded protein: MKSLEYVLADVFTDRRFGGNQLAVFPQMRDLPTELMQAIARELNLSETVFVFPPGSADLSFSIRIFTPGAELPFAGHPTIGTALVLEAVGALNHARNVSRVDVSTSDIVLGEGVGPVSVRLSASGGVRRAVLTSPRIPARIGEGPGVAIEAELLGLQEADLAVETKTRAYSAGVPFTIIPLHSRDALSRLQFNTATWATHFKGSAAPHILAVYLVTLGELHARMFAPAMGIPEDPATGAAAVALAGFLNDDQKPSGAGWRWSIHQGVDMGRPSLIDLEIDLADGVLSSVRVGGSAVIVGRGTIEVEA
- a CDS encoding electron transfer flavoprotein subunit beta; this encodes MTLRVAVLLSCGCHPLSGRTRGAAFDRRALELALRLGDVAAVHVGPQREDLRFDDYLAMGLPSIDHVVLDEEFDVVPALIGWLRGRAVDLILAGIRTETGERSGILPYVVAQALALPVVADIAACHAEGRTLNVEQAAPRGGRRLLCSPLPAMVTVGEAGPAPRSGSFRRRKVGIVKPVEPDTRTTWRCAQQSDTATPPRQSIKTYHHALARRRISAIRDQPASNGRVVVNLGPEAAASEILSFLRERDLLPSLSSENEEPK
- a CDS encoding electron transfer flavoprotein subunit alpha/FixB family protein; translation: MSNLERCDPRTRVIWRTGPDNRLRGVLRKAKQVGKRIVEPLMASRMRRPNGPTVVAIIESAGGRIGEIDRQLLGAARHLADQHAGGVLVPAWADTGSDALAASGADYVVRVDYPVDGCEREAMSQALIAIDNRYAPMRLMFCDAIGRSGDVGRRFTARSRATTTTHRPDDGAVGNGAAPEARVVFFQDEGFAPCAPGAGVALERILIDGTITRYTGTTERDQLDLVLPEASFILSAGTGVEDWHTFTALARALSATIGATRAICDTGLLPRDRQIGASGQIVSPACYIALGISGAPQHVQGLRDCEQVIAVNTDLHAAMIKRADLAIIADVQKVMPALLDALRPRK
- a CDS encoding IS630 family transposase: MIPEAREVHLSKKDRKVLEERCRSPVTLQRDLKRARIVLLAAAGRSARSIAKEVGVQPRIVSLWRHRYADHGLEGLQSKPLPGKQPIYTKATDKRILKLLDKSPPAGYARWTGPLLAGELGDVDVQYVWRFLRSNKIDLAARKSWCESNDPQFTAKAADVVGLYVASPKKAIVLCVDEKPSIQALERAQGYLKLPNGRALTGQSHDYKRHGTATLFAALEVATGKILATHSKRRRRVEFLDFMDRLTAAFPNRQLHVILDNLSTHKKNEEWLKAHPNVKFHFTPTSASWLNQVEVWFSILQGQSLSGASFTSLKQLEQHINAYIKAYNDRAEPFVWTKKKVRQRPFKGRRITQL
- a CDS encoding DUF3483 domain-containing protein, with amino-acid sequence MGPLSFTQALAITLGGALAVGTMGIGWRARLWRRAKPAPVDVLAGLIDLPRRYLVHVHGAVIRTPRAARMHVPVASGFVLLIAGFTIAWISGDLAAVVVLTGAILLAAGSALDLLRRAQEAAHLTRNWYAAFPWSLLSLSLAAALGAMADLWGWTYSILEVFLAILLLLPVVHLSWGLAAGPLRHAFVGTLHLIFHPRPERFTHPARGAALHSIDIANPKLGAAAAPDLAWNAVLGVDACVQCGKCEAACPALAAGQPLNPKALIADLAAQASLDWQPYAGRRHTEDDHPVGVIRDETLWSCTTCRACVEACPMLIEHVDAVIDLRRFRVLEQGTLPSRTDSALTALRETGNADNSDPKDRAIWTAGLSIKRLTPGEQVDILLWQGEGAFQPRGRRALRALAEVLSVARVSFAILGEEEIDCGDLARRAGDEALFIEMASRVIALLAGYRFCRIVTADPHAMHALRNEYPALGGHWRVQHHSEVLAELVECGLPLQQRPRVVTYHDPCYLARYNRQATAPRAVLTALGFHLEEMMQHGTSARCCGGGGAAPLADIPGRTRIPDLRMADAAQTRAESVAVACPGCAAMLSGVTGIPLDVKDIAEFVAEALFAGKETAA
- a CDS encoding rhodanese-like domain-containing protein is translated as MTITLAQLLSEARTQVHEIEIAEAKSMFGAPGVVVLDVRDSKELNSGMIPGAQHAQRGMLEFYLDRESDLFLPALRDQTALVMVCGSGGRATLAARLAADMGWHALVLKGGMKAWRAANQDLVFP
- a CDS encoding RidA family protein, coding for MTIERYDTNARYAQLVAYGDTLYIAGQIANDYDGDIRQQTAEALAKIDALLAKGGSGRTKLLMCQVWIRDFADYGGYNEVWEKWLPPGSQPARASVGATLLDPRLRIEIAAIASR